The sequence GGCGAGCCCGGGCGTCGCCCGAAGACGTACACCGCAGCCTTCGCCGAGGAGCTGGTGCGGCTGGCGACCGATGATGATCGGATCTGCGCCATCACCGCGGGGATGCCGACCGGGACCGGGCTGTCGCGCTTCGGCGCGCGCTTCCCGTCGCGCCTCTTCGACGTCGGGATCGCCGAGCAGCACGCCGTCACCATGGCCGCCGGCCTGGCGCTCGGCGGGAAACGACCGGTGGTCGCCCTGTATTCGACCTTCAGCCAGCGCGCGTACGACCAGCTCGTGCACGACATCTGCCAGAACGACCTGCCGGTGCTGCTGGCGATCGACCGCGCCGGGCTGGTCGGGGAGGACGGCACCAGCCACCAGGGCATGTTCGCCCTCTCCCCACAGCGCGCTCTGCCGAAGCTCGTCATCGGCTCGCCCAAGGACGAGCAGGAGCTGCGTGACATGGTGGTGACCGCGTTCGCCCACGCCGGACCGATCAGCCTGCACTACCCGCGCGACCCCGGCGAGGACCTGCCGGACCGCGACGGATCGGCGCTCGAGATCGGGCGTGGCGAGGTGCTGCGCGCCGGTGGCGACCTGCTGCTGGTCGGCTTCGGACCGATCGTGCAGCGGCTGTCGCGGGTGGCCGAGACGCTCGAGCGCGACCACGGCCTGGCATCGACCGTCATCAACGCGCGCTGGGCAAAGCCGCTCGACGAGGAGCTGATCGCCGCCCAGGCGGTGGGCCGGCGCCTGGTGGTGACTGCCGAGGAGAGCGCCGCCATGGGTGGGTTCGGCGACGGCGTTCTCGACGCCCTCAACCGGGCAGGCGTCCGCGTGCCGCTCCTCAAGATCGCCCTGGCCGAGGGGTTCGTGCACCACGGTGCCGTCGAAGACCTGCGACGCCAGCAGCGGATCGACGTGCCGGGGATGCTGGCCCAGATCCGCGAGGCGCTCGGCCTCGAGGCTCCCGCTGAGGCTTCCCTCGAGTCGACCGCTGGCGATCCGTCGAGCGCAAGCGCCGCCTGACCGGCGTGACCCGGGTCCGCCTCGATCAGCTGCTCGTCGACCGTGCCCTGGCGCGGAGTCGCGCCGCGGCCCAGGCTCTGCTGCTGGCAGGCGAGGTGGAGCTGGCGGGCGCCGGCAGCCGCACCCTGAAGCCCGGCCAGCTCGTCGATCCCGAGGCGCAGGTAT is a genomic window of Chloroflexota bacterium containing:
- the dxs gene encoding 1-deoxy-D-xylulose-5-phosphate synthase, whose amino-acid sequence is MPILDTLNDPAQLRGLSPAQLEALAGELREKMIRTVQHTGGHLASSLGAVEVTLALHRVMSSPGDRIVWDTGHQAYAHKLLTGRRDRFHTLRQLDGVGGFPRRSESDHDVFDGGHAGTGVSIAVGLAAARDLRPGDDPARRQRIAVCVGDAAIQSGLTLEALNHLGDDRHRLLIVLNDNEMSISPSVGGLSTRLNKLRLSRAYQETKSLTQRVLPRIPLIGRPLFNALAFTKEGFKRSWAKVGFFEDMGITYIGVLDGHNLAELEHSFERAFALPGPVLVHVKTVKGKGYGPAEIDSISFHGASLPPIDLCLIDPTEEPLPPEGEPGRRPKTYTAAFAEELVRLATDDDRICAITAGMPTGTGLSRFGARFPSRLFDVGIAEQHAVTMAAGLALGGKRPVVALYSTFSQRAYDQLVHDICQNDLPVLLAIDRAGLVGEDGTSHQGMFALSPQRALPKLVIGSPKDEQELRDMVVTAFAHAGPISLHYPRDPGEDLPDRDGSALEIGRGEVLRAGGDLLLVGFGPIVQRLSRVAETLERDHGLASTVINARWAKPLDEELIAAQAVGRRLVVTAEESAAMGGFGDGVLDALNRAGVRVPLLKIALAEGFVHHGAVEDLRRQQRIDVPGMLAQIREALGLEAPAEASLESTAGDPSSASAA